The nucleotide window TGGTGTGAGGGCAGAGGGGCAAGGCTGAGCTGGTGGGGTGGGTGGGactgtgggggtggggacagtggCCTGCAGGCAGGGAATGACACTCGGTGCTGGGGAGAGACCGAAGGTGAAGGTGTCCTCTCTGCAGAGGCAGGGTGGACTGGGGCTCAGTGAGCTGGGCCTACGCACTCATGACTGCTTTTCTCATCTCGGTTTCAGGTCTCAGCAGCTGGGGTCTCCCCCTCAGCCTTTGAGCCACCATGTCCCATGCCAGTGCCCCTCCACCATATGAGGATCGCAGCCCCCTGTACCCTGGCTCTCTGCCCCCAGGGGGCTACGGGCAGCCGCCTGTCGTGCCCGGGGGGTACCCTGCCTACCCACAGCCTGGCTACGGTCACCCTGCTGGCTACCCACAGCCTATGCCCCCAGTCCAGCCGATGCCCATGAACTATGGTAAGTCCCTGCAGGGCCGCTGAGGGTGGGTGGGAAGAGGCAATACTGATGAGGgcacttcctctctttctttcttaacttccttcatctcctttttcatcttctctttagctttctccttctgtttccccatctctgttacctctctgccttttccttcAGCTCCTAGCCCCCTAACCCCCGGGCCACCTGCCAGCCCCTTTATTCAGCGAGGAGACTGAGTCTGTGAGACATACACCAGAACTTACACATCAGATGAGAAAGTGGCTATTGAAGGAATTACTTCGGGAGGCCATGTCTGTTTCCCTGCTAGGCAGTTGCCACCGACCCACAGCCCTCTCTTCTTTAGGAACTGCcgctaagaaggaaatggcaacccactccagtattcttgcctggagaatcccatggacagaggagcctggcaggctacagtccatagggttgccaagtgtcggacatgactgagcgactaacactttccacCGGAACCTGaagcacttttttcttttttctttttttgtaatattCTCAGTGCTGACAGATCCTCATCTTTTAAGGTAACACCTGACTTGCAAACATCCAGAACTCGTTTGGATGTTTGATAAACATCATGGCTGGTAAATCTGGTCAGAAATGATATTAGAATGTGGTGAGATTTTCCTATGTGGCTTGCCTGCAGCTTTGAAAGCAGTTCCCAGGGAGGCACTCGAGGAATGCTTTGAGCCCCTGCAGCATCTCTGGAACCCTGGAGCGCAGCCAGCTCTCATCAGGCCGTTCGTGTTCTGGTGTGAATACCGGCCCACCAGTCACGTTTACCACGATGCTTTGTCCTGTGCACAGATAGCCCTGACGTTTCTGTTTTCCCAGAATCCTAGCGCTTGCCTGATGGAGACCACAGGCTGCACACTCTGTCCTTCATCCTCCACACGCATGTGCTGTTTctgtctccctttccctccttcgATCCCTGAGTCCCTGCTCTGACCCTACCAGCTCCTCTGACCCACACCTGCCTGCCTTCCTTAAGATTTTGTGTTCCCTTGATGGCAGGGGTGGCGGGTGTTCACACCCCTCAGTGGAATCATGCTGATGGAGTGCTTACACCTCAGGCCCCTCTCGGCCAGGGACCTACCGCTCCCCACGGTATCCACTCAGGTCGCTCCGGGGGCACCTGGCAGACCTGCTGGGTAGAGGAATTCCTGAGTTTTGGCTGAGAGATCCCTGAGACTGTTGAGATAGTGTTCCAGAGGCTTGGGGATTGAGGCCACAGGTCCCGGATCCCCAGTTGGTCATGTGTGATCTGTCTCCAGGCCCAGGCCATGGCTATGATGGCGGGGAGAGAGCAGTGAGTGACACTTTTGGATCTGGAGACTGGGATGACAGGAAAGTCCGACATGCCTTCATCCGAAAGGTGAGATATGGGCTGGTGGGCAGGTGAATCTGGGCCACTGGGGTTGTGATTTGGCCCATTGATAAGAAGAGGGGCGAAAGTGGAGTCCTGCCCCAAGCCACAGGTGGGAGGCTTTGCACCAAGGCCACAGAAGTGGAGCCCAGAACCAAGGTTACCTCCAAAACTAATTGAGCCCCAATGCCAAAAGCCCCCCGATCATTACTAACAAGCTTCCTGACTCCCACTTAGGCAAAGATGCCAACTGCTGTAAACACCCTATAGTGCCTCAACCAGTCACCTAATGCCAGCCttccaggaattttctttgtcttgaggctataaaaattggctattaACCCACGAAAACTGTCGATTCTCCCTGGCTTTTCAGGAGTTGTCGCCTGCTTAGCTTGCAGTGCCCAGAGCATATCTGTGCTCTTcgttcttaataaactcactcctttctgcaatactctgtgtctggaaattcttttccatccTGCGCTGGGACTGCCTCAACAGGAATGGTGGTCCTCTGGTCCTCTCTAGCCTTGCGCTCTCCTCTGAGGGAACCCCAGCTCCTCTAAGCTGTGTTCATCCACTTTTGCTCTCTTCCTTGCCCTCGTTTGGGGGGCAGGTTCAATCTGAACAGCCCTGCTGAAGTGTTCTGCCCTCTGCAAACTTCTTTCTCCTGTTACACTGCAGCAATTTGAAGCCAGAATTGATCGCATGCACTTGCAGGCCCCTGCCCGCCATCTCACCTCGCCCCAGCACCTGCTCAGGGTAGAGAGATACCTGGTCAACGTTCAGGCTGAACTGCTGCAGGCACAGAGCCCATACCCAGGAGTGTGGCggggcagggcagaggcagggcagTGAATGTCAGTGAAGGCCAGGTGTTGGGCCAGGAAGGGGAGATGTCAGGAGCAGCGGGGTGGGGTCAGCCCTGCAGGTTTGCACAGCATCTGAGCCAGACTCAGCATCTGAGCCAGACTCATCACTGGGCTGGCAtctctggcaggctgcagtgcagCTGGGGCGGGCTCTCAGGTGGCAAGGAAGAGTAGATCCTTCAAAATGAAGAAGGAACCACCTCCCTACCTCTGGAATATGGGAGCAGACCTAGGGTGGTAAGGTCTTTTGGGCTCCCTGGTCTCGGGGCTGGCTGCTTCCGGGGGAAAGCTGGGAGCGGAGGGTGGTGACCGTGCTGTCCCCGGTGTCTGTATTCCAGGTTTACACCATCATCTCCATCCAGCTGCTCGTCACGGTGGCCATCATTGCTGTCTTCACCTTCGTGTGAGTCTCTGGGCCTCTCTGCACAGCTGAAGGTGGCTCTGGGGTCCTACGCTCTGGGTCCCCTGCTGGGAGCATGGCTGGGGTGGGCCCTCGACCCATGGACAGGAAGAGGGGGTTGGCTGCGGGTGCTGAGAGAGGGGGTAGGGCCTCGGCAGGAGGTGGACAGCCTTGGCATGACTCTTCTTGTGTCTTCTCTGCTCCACAGGAAGCCGGTCGGTGACTTCGTGAGGGCAAACTTGGCCATCTACTACGCATCCTAGTGAGTGTGCGCTCTTCTCTACTTGGGCGCTGGGAGAGGAGGGGTGATAGCTGACTAGCAGGAATCAGAATCCTTTTGGAGGGAGGGGTGTCCCAGTTGCCAGCTGTGCTGGGCCGTGTGGTGTGTGCCACCGAGTGTGAATGTCGGGACTCCTGAGAGCGGGGGTGGGGGACCCATGGCCGTGTGCATCCTGTAGGACAGGCCTCTGCTCTGGCCGCTTCTCCCTGCGGCCTCCTCCCAGGCCAGGCCCGGCCCCCGCTCCGGCCACCTCCCTCTGTGGCTCCTGCGGCCTCCTCCCAGGCCAGGCCCACGCTCCGGCCACCCCTCTGTGGCTCCTGCGGCCTCCTCCCAGGCCAGGCCCACACTTTGGCCGCCTCTCTCTCTGGCGGCTCCTCCTCCGCCTCCCAGGCCTGGCCTCCCGTTACCGATGGCCTCAGTGCCCGTGGCCAGGGTGATCCTGTCCTGCTGGGCAGCTTCCCCTTAGACTTCCAgacacctctctgggcctccagccTGGCGGGCTGGTGAGTGCCACCAGGCTGGGCCGGGGGTGCTGAGGGGCACAGTGGGCCTGAGACTACTTCCGTCTCTTTCTCCCTAGTGCTGTCTTCCTGGCCACATACCTGACCCTCATCTGCTGCCAGGGACCCAGGTGAGTCCCAGAGACTTAGACCATGGGAAGGGATGGCGAGGGGGCAAGGACGTGCATgtgtgctatgtcgcttcagtcatgtcccactctttgcgaccctgtggactatagcctgtcaggctcctcggtccatgggattctccaggcaaggatactggattgggttgccatgcccccctccaagggatcttccccatccagggattagACGTctacctgccttggcaggcgggctctttaccactggcgccacctgggaagcccccttacaGCATCTGAGTGATGATGATGAAGGTGAAGAAGATGGTGGAGGCAGCTACTGGCTACTGCTCAGCTGGGCGCCAAGTGCCTTGTGTGTGTGGGATCTGTTTAGCTATCTAGCTGTTATTCTTACAGCTACCCTTCAAGATACGTGGCATTTTAACCCTTTAACAAATAGGAAGAACCcagggctcagagaggccaaGGAACTTTCTCACAGTCACACAAGTAGTCAAAGAGCTGCAGACGAATCCAGGTCTCTGTGGCTCCACAGCCCAGGTCTGTCCTGTTGGCCCTGCTGTCTTTGCACAGAACCACCAGCAAGTCCCGAGGGCCATGCCAGCCTCCCCTCCCTTGAGTTCAGGCCTCATTCTCCAGGTGCACAAGCCAGGACCTTACTTCTGAGACCTGGCCGGCCACACGCCACTAAGTCATGGTTTCTTTCCCTTCAGACGCCGTTTCCCATGGAACATCATCCTGCTGATCCTCCTTGTGAGTCACAGGGtcgggggagggggtggagctGGTGAGGGAGGGCTGGGCCCAGGGAAGGAACGGGACCCTGTGGGGGAAGATGGCCCTGGCTCTCTCCCGACCTGACTCTGCCCTCGGTTTCCTTGTGGCTGCCATTTTCATACGAGGTGACACGTAGTGTCCCCACCATGCCTCCAGGGCTCTGTCTGcccctctctttttaaaattgattttaattttgttattctttatttatttggctgcaccgagtctcagttgcggcatgtgggatctagttccctgaccagggatcaaatctgggcccctgcattgggagtaaaGAGTCCCAACTGCTagaccgctagggaagtccctcttttttttaaaaaaaatttatttttggccacaccacggggcatgtgcgatcttagttccctgactaggggacGAACCGGCACCCCCTGCCttagaagcttggagtcttaagcactgagccaccagggacgtcccacaGGCTCTGTTAAGTGTCTCACTCGTCTCTGTTCTTCCCTCAGACTCTTGCCATGGCCTACATGACTGGCACCATCTCCAGGTGCGTTCAGGGGCAGTCAGTACACGGTGGTGTGTTTTATAGGGGGTTGGGGCACCCCTGGGCTGGCAGCCGCCTGTATGGCTGCACGCTGGGCATGGTACTTCCAGAAAGCTGTAGTTTTGAAGTCATTTGTGCATGGCCTCTAGCGTCTCTTAATTCTTTCCCTGCAGTGTGTATAAAACCAAAGCCGTCATCATCGCAATGATCATCACTGCTGTGGTGTCCATTTCAGTCACCATCTTCTGCTTCCAGACCAAGGTGAGGGCACTGGAGGGCCAGCCCCTCCCTGGCCACCCCATCCCCCTTTCTTATACAGACCTGACCTTCTGGGCCTGGCACTCGAGCAGGCCTGGGAGGGCCCAGATCCTTATACTAGGGGTCTCCCTCAGAGACCCGAAGCCCCTTCCCTTCACATTTACATCCACAACTCTGTTTCCTGTGTCTGTGCTTAGAATGCCATGGTCACTCCTGAGTGCCCCAGGAGGCAGCACTGAGCCCCCGGAGGAGGCAGGGCCTGGCTGGCCGGGCTGCTAGCTGTGGCCTGTCTGACACgtgcctccctctctcttcctggcAGGTGGACTTCACCTCGTGCACAGGCCTCTTCTGTGTCCTGGCAATAGTGATGGTAGTGACTGGGATTATCACTGCCATTGTGCTGGCCTTCAAATACGTGAGTGTCCCAGCAGAGCTGGGGTCGGTGAACCCAGTGCTCAGGGCAGACTTTCTGTATATCTCGGTGTGGCAGGCCCCATGGGCCTCGGATGGCTCTGGGTTCCAGAACCTCTCAACTGTGCTGAGGCGCCATCCTTTGGACTGGGGTATCATTGGAGACCCAGGTCCTGGGAGCCGTAGCACCTGAGGCCCCAGACAGCATCATGGGACTCCTATGAGAAGCTGCAGTGTGATCTGTCTGACAGCTGAGACCAGGCTTTCGGAGGCAGGTTGGCAGAGGAATCCAGAGGGCAGAGAAGATGGGCTCAGCTGGAAGGGCCCTTAGGGACCACTGTCTCTCCTCTTTGTTTCTAGGCAGCAGGGGGCAGCATGTGAGGCCCTAGGCTGAAGGGAGCTTTGCGGTGGGAAGGGGAAGCACATGAACAGGAGGGTGAACGTGACCGGAGCCTACCCATGTGACCATGGCTGGCCCTGCCCTTGTGCTCAGGTCCCTGGAGGGCTGTTGAACAAGGCTGCCCTGGGGGTGCCCCCTGACTctgccattcatctgttggttaGGGGGTGTCCCTCTTAGGCTGGGCTGCAGCAACACGGTCTAGTGACTGCTGACATGACTAAGGGTAAAGTGCATGGCTGGGCCTGCCCCTCCCAGAGCCATAACTCAACCACTTTCTTCCAGAAGCAGAGTGGACACCTCTGTACCTTGACTAACTAGAAAATGGTTTGGCTAAAAGATGCTGTGATTGATTTCATATAGCCACTGGATGATGGCCTCTGTTTTCTCTGCCAAGCATGttagcatttttaatttctccCAGGATCTGGAAGGGAGAGGTAGTTCTCTCATGGATCTTCCCACTTGGCCAGAATCCCAGGGGGGAAGATGGTCCTGAGGGCCTGCCTCAATCTGGGCTTTACCAAGTTCTCTAATGTCATCCCTGTCCTCTCTCCCCAGGTTTACTGGCTGCACATGGTCTATGCCGCTGTGGGGGCCATTTGCTTCACTTTGGTAAGACCCTGCCCACTCTAGGAAGGGGAGTGGGAAGTATGGGACCGGGTGGGTGCTGAATGTAGGCTGCTTGAGAGGCAGGGAGTGGGGCCACAGCTGCCTTTCCCTACTGTCTGGAGGTTCTACTGATTTCCTGGGCATTCCTGTCTTTAATTCACATTGCTTGCTTTGAGAATTCTTAGTAAGCCGTATTCCAGAGACGACACTTTTCCAGTATCCCTCTCCCTTTCTGGACTGTGAACTGCTTAAAAACAGAGACCATGCCTTCTGCTGTTTGTTAAAGTGTTCCCTGAGCACACCTCATGGTCCTGAGGCTCCCTGGACAGGTCTGTGGACCACTGAGCCCCTGGATCCTCATGTGTGGCTTCTTGTCCCTGCAGTTCCTGGCCTATGACACACAGATGGTCCTGGGGAACCGGAGGCACTCCATCAGCCCGGAGGACTACATCACCGGTGCCCTGCAGATCTACACAGATATTGTCCACATCTTCACCTTTGTGTTGCAGCTCGTGGGGAGGCAAGATTAAGGAGCACCTCTGGGCTTTCCCTTCCCTAGAGGGCTGGGCCCTGTGACCCTGGTCTGGGCCTACactcatttccttctcaagtaATACACCCATATTTCTTTCTGTCCGGGGATGggcagcttctcttgctgtggatgTATAGGTACCTGGTGGGgctggaggaaagtgaaagtgaagtcgctcagtcatgtccgactctttgcaaccccatggactgtagcctatcaggctcctccatccatgggattttccaggcaagagtgctggagtggattgccatttccttctccaggggaccttcccgacccaggaatcgaacccaggtctcccgcattgcaggcagacgctttaccgtgggAGCCACCAGGGACTAACTCTTGCCCTTAGTGGACAGAGCTGGGCCAAAGATGTGTGTTTTCCCTCCACCCCACTACAGGGCACCAAAGCCTTAACAGCTGGggttggagtggggtggggtgaaaAGAGCCTATTCTGTAGCTAAAAGGGAACATGAGAAGAAGGGACTTCCTGGTGATAAGGTTTCTCCTCCCACTCCTGTCATGGGCTTCTGGGCTTGACAGCTGGAACATTTTTCTGCTCTCAATCCCAGCAAAGCTGGAGAGCTATCCCCTGCCTCCTGGACTCAATATCTTGTACTTTTTGGCAACCCTTAGCACCTTTCAACACAAGAAGGTAGAGGGGGTTTGTCTCCCCTGCTTCAACCCCTTCTTTTGGTAGCATACATATAATGATCTTCTGGgtcaggggtggggaggaagagagtGAACCAGGTCAAGCACTGTGGCCAATTGAGAGCAGCATCTGTCCAAGGCTTCCTCAGGGCTTGTGTGGTTGAGAGCAGGCCCCCTGGCAGTCACCTGGTTCTCTGAAGCTGCCTGGGGCCTCTCTGGTACTTCTGAGATCTCTATAGTCTGTGGGACCACTTGCTTCCTGTGCTCAGGCTGCTCAGAGTAGAAAGTGAGGGCAGAAGTCAGGAGATGGGGTGGTGTGTAGGATCACTATGGCCAGGAAGTAACTAGGGTGAAGAGAGCCTAGGGTGTGGGCAGGGTCCCCCATCCTGTTGGAGAGATATGGAAGCCTACGTGGTACCCAACGGGCTTCCCTTCTGCTAACTGGGGAGGGCCCTGAAAGGAAGGAGAAGCCCCTCTTAGTCTGTGAACTCACGCTGAGGGGATTTAAGATGCCCCGGCTCTCCAGCCAACTACCGCTTTCTTCATGACACCAAGTGCCTCAAGCTGCAATGGGGAAGGGGGACAAGGGTCACTCtacggggtgggggtggaaacCAAATCAGCCCAAGGATACAATTAGGACTTTATTAAGTATTTGGTCCTAAATATATCCCACAAAGGGACATAactgaaataaagttttatgttTAGAAGGTAAAACCCTGTTTGGctctggttttctccactttaagGGGTCAGTTCTCGGAGAACTAGTCTGGCTCTGCCCAAAACATCCATATCCTATCCTTGCATTCTATCTTGGTACCTTCTATGATAACCAAATATACTTTGTCCCAGTGCTTCCTGGTGATGGATGGCTCAACCCCAGGTCTGGCAGGCACTGCTCAGATTCATAGCACATGACCTTCTGTGAATCCCGGACCCTTTAGAAAAGCACACGAGAGATATAACTGGTCTTCCCCTCAAAGCTCCATGTGTACACACAATTTtgcatgtgggggtgggggtgggaatggACCACACTGTTAAGGTTTAGAACTCCTACCTTAGAAATCACTAGTTCAATCCCTCttacaaacaaggaaactgaggcccagagaggttgagtCATTTGGACTCGGCTGAGAAgaataagtgttttttaaaaactccacACCCTGAACACCCTCTTTGATTCTCTTTATTATTTGTTTAGGCTGAGTGGAACCCCACCCTCCTGGCCAGCAGCTCTGAGGACTCACTCCCCGGGGCCTGAGCCTAGGCTTGTACTTAAGTCTCTGTGGTTTCCTCAACTATTCAGCCTAGAACACTGAGGCTTCTGTGAGAGGGAGTATGCAGGAGTAACCAACCCCACCCTGTGCCCCTCCCATCCCAGGGGACTCACAAACCCAGTCCTGGTTCCTTTCCACTCAGACACTCGGTGACTTTATTTGCCTTTGGCTGGCTTTTCAGGAGGAATGGGGCTGGCAGGAGCCTAGGCTTCGTGCGCCCTCTGGTGGGCCTCAGAGGCAAGGACCAGAAAGGACTGGACAGTCTGGAGGCCACAGTCAGTAGAGTTTAGGGGAGGGCTGCAGTGCTCCTCAGGACTGCACCCCCGACCCAGCTTCAGGAGATGGGGCATGACGGGAGGAGGCCCTGAACCTCTGGCTCTCATACTCGCCCGTGTTGGATGCCCGCATGTTCTGCCGAGCCTTCATCTGCTTCAAACGGTCCTTGTCCACTTCCCGCTTGGTGAGGATGAAGAGGAGGATACCACAGGGGAAGCCGATGGCCCTAGGGGTGGGGAGATGTGCATGGGATTTGGGGAGGGGCTGAGCCTCagccagaggagctgggcagaacCTCATTCCAGCTTCATCAACTGCACCAACACTGTAATACTCCTCACATCTATTCAGCCTCAGTGCTGGCTGCTGGAAGGCCCCACATGAATCGGATCCTGCCACTGCCCCGCTCAGAACTCCGCAACAGTTCTCCATCACTTCCTGGCCAAGTTCAAACTCCCAGGCACGGCACAAAAGGCCTTGTGGTTGGGTCTTTGCCCACCTGTCACTCCTTTTCCCTTTAGTCTGACACTCCCTAGCATGAACCCTGCCAGCCTGCTGTAACAACTGTGCAGGGTTCTCCAGAAAGCCCAACCTCTTTCCCTCTCCAAGTCCTGGCAAAAGTTCCCTCTGCCTGAACCGCCCCACACCCCATCCCTGACTCTCCTTAACCTGAGCAACTGCTATGTGGGAGGCACTTCAGCATGGAGAAAGGGCGTGGAGTTATAAGACCTGGTGAAAACccagctctgagcctcagttccctcctctgtaaaatagggatgtcCTATTTATCTCAGAAAGACTAAAACAATACACAGTAAAGGACTGGCACACCTCGGGTGctgggaaaaaatattaatttctccCTGCTTTTAATATTGCTCAaacctggcatgctccagtccatggggtcgcaaagagtcagacatgaccgagcaactgaacaacagtattaAGATCAGAATCAAATCCAAATAACAATACACTGAACATCTTACTTAAAggtgctgctgctaactcgcttcagtcgtgtccgactctgtgcgaccccatagacggcagcccaccaggctcctccctctctgggattcttcaggcaagaacactggagtgggttgccatttccttctccaatgcataaaagtgaaaagtgaaagtgaagtcgctcagtcgtgtccgactcctagtgaccccatggactgcagcctaccagactcctccatccatgggatttgccaggcaaaagtactggagtgcgttgccattgcattctctgACTTGTAGGTGCTACTACTGTATAACTAACATAATCTTGCATGATCTCAATTAAAACCTCAACTGGGTCCTGCCCCAAGCTCCCAAAAGAGAGGATGAGGCCATAGACCCAAATCTGAATCAGATTAGCTCAGCTCAGTGCACAGAAAACCCACTCTCTCTCCAGTTTCACAGACTTTGTCACCTCCCTCCCCTACTCCAGTCCTCTGAGATTCCAGTCCTCGCACCCAGCCATTCTGTCCTGGCAACCCTGGATTCAGTTCATCACCTGAAACTTGGAGAAGTTTCTGGGTCCCACCCGCCCCTGGTGCCTCTCCCCATTGGTGGGCAAAGAGTTAGTTAAAACTTACCAGGCTAGTCCCACAGCTTTCATGGGGTTCTTGCCCCTCTTTCTGGGGATGTATTCCAGCTCAGGGGAGAGGGGCTCAGGCTCCTCCTTGCACTCTGGGGAGCTGTGGCTTTGCAGTGCCCGGCTCCTGTTCTGGGAAGCCTTGTTAGCAGTGGCTCCTGAGAGAATCCCTGCGAATGGAGGCAAGGAAGGTCAGttaagagaagagaagaaagcctAGGGAGGACTGGTTGAGATCTGAGGAAGGGGAGTGACTGCAATTTGGAGTAACAGGTGCCTGACAGAGTCCAGAGGGAAATGGGAAAATCGCCATCGAGGTGGCACCTTTGAAAGCCGCTTCCACGTCACTGCAGGCTCATCACCCTAGTGCCGGGAGAGCGAGCTTCGCTGCTCTTCATCTCCTCAGACCTCAGGATGTGAAGGGACTGCAGTGGGGCTCGCGTGAGACGTGTGAAAGAAAATCCGAGAAATGGCTTGCAAACTGCAGAATGTTAGCACTGGAGGGGGAGCTTAAAGGTAGTCTACTCCGTCccctcattttatagaagaggaaactgaagccccaaGAGACGAACTGCTTCGCCCAAGGTCAAACTGCTAAT belongs to Capra hircus breed San Clemente chromosome 2, ASM170441v1, whole genome shotgun sequence and includes:
- the PNKD gene encoding probable hydrolase PNKD isoform X4, with product MAAVVAATALKGRGARNARVLRGILSGATANKASQNRSRALQSHSSPECKEEPEPLSPELEYIPRKRGKNPMKAVGLAWAIGFPCGILLFILTKREVDKDRLKQMKARQNMRASNTGEYESQRFRASSRHAPSPEAGSGVQS
- the TMBIM1 gene encoding protein lifeguard 3, with amino-acid sequence MSHASAPPPYEDRSPLYPGSLPPGGYGQPPVVPGGYPAYPQPGYGHPAGYPQPMPPVQPMPMNYGPGHGYDGGERAVSDTFGSGDWDDRKVRHAFIRKVYTIISIQLLVTVAIIAVFTFVKPVGDFVRANLAIYYASYAVFLATYLTLICCQGPRRRFPWNIILLILLTLAMAYMTGTISSVYKTKAVIIAMIITAVVSISVTIFCFQTKVDFTSCTGLFCVLAIVMVVTGIITAIVLAFKYVYWLHMVYAAVGAICFTLFLAYDTQMVLGNRRHSISPEDYITGALQIYTDIVHIFTFVLQLVGRQD